A genomic region of Colletotrichum destructivum chromosome 1, complete sequence contains the following coding sequences:
- a CDS encoding Putative protein-arginine deiminase — protein MRLIGGNDFLKHDCYPLFLESGWLLIGHVDEFVQFLPSNETGLGFTIGIADTTSALDLLRNTSAAGHGSVRAISFNGSVEGSSSITKEELTMTIDELLANETLHEVNAYAQRHIDANLGILLAEIPSLRDHVIRIPSLFKAPKVSSRSSFTETVMDGEYLLVSFSPGGYQRRRVGQLLHIILEVAIREADAKAGMEVGFVDDTMSHHHTFGVSSREGKAIWCVSIPFPTLPRPSTANGQRVADHDVKLTHHTGCIIASTFAAIAGSIGGVAGGLFGTVAVPFCS, from the exons ATGCGGTTGATTGGTGGAAACGATTTTCTCAAGCATGATTGCTATCCTCTTTTCCTCGAGTCCGGCTGGCTACTCATCGGTCACGTTGATGAGTTCGTCCAGTTTCTACCTTCTAACGAGACGGGCCTTGGCTTCACGATTGGTATCGCTGACACTACGTCCGCCCTCGACTTGCTCAGAAATACCTCAGCAGCGGGGCATGGTAGCGTGCGGGCGATTTCTTTCAACGGGTCTGTCGAAGGCTCTTCCTCTATTACGAAAGAAGAGCTGACCATGACGAtcgacgagcttcttgcAAATGAGACACTTCACGAGGTCAACGCTTATGCGCAGAGGCATATTGATGCTAATCTGGGAATCCTGCTCGCTGAGATACCTAGCCTTCGCGACCATGTGATTCGCATCCCCTCGCTTTTCAAGGCTCCCAAGGTgtcctcgcgctcctcgtTCACTGAAACAGTGATGGACGGAGAGTATTTGCTAGTGAGCTTCAGCCCTGGCGGCTATCAACGGCGTCGTGTTGGGCAACTACTAC ACATCATCTTAGAGGTTGCCATCCGGGAGGCAGATGCAAAGGCTGGCATGGAAGTCGGTTTCGTGGACGATACCATGTCGCATCACCACACGTTCGGTGTATCCTCCAGAGAAGGAAAAGCAATTTGGTGCGTTTCGATACCCTTTCCTACACTACCACGCCCGTCAACGGCCAATGGCCAAAGGGTGGCAGACCACGACGTGAAGCTAACACATCACACAGGATGCATTATCGCTAGCACATTTGCTGCTATTGCAGGATCCATCGGAGGTGTAGCTGGAGGTTTGTTCGGCACTGTGGCCGTTCCCTTCTGCTCTTGA
- a CDS encoding Putative peptidase S33 tripeptidyl aminopeptidase-like, alpha/Beta hydrolase, whose protein sequence is MPLFCSDKSQNRSVTDVPQVNMAVTPDDRMNVGRNWAFAEVEAQRCYEYAKDKGAELVGTMYTVRDVWEIVDALGGDRLLRFWGISYGTVVGSTAAALHPDRVERLVLDGVTNPQQWWAGETWEMLTDTDKVFSGFLRTCFEKPDACVLAAKHSNATAAQLESKIYDLIDDLKYRPIPVPVSDAIPLGIIDQNMVKGVIRMGLYTPSQYPALAARLQLLLDGDIDALIEGYTATWATNSLGDIGLTIPCTDNALRVDDLEDLMPELDRASKMSRLAGDLLSWNTHMCARWKLNSKEKFTRGFHEPIDTRSPLLIFGNEYDVVTPYVSARNISTSFPGSALVKYNAFGHGIQAQPSLCTVETMKRYLEEGVLPAEDTVCEPAAHVWEEQDWATLWEELGYQRPNSTA, encoded by the exons ATGCCGCTCTTTTGCTCCGACAAGTCGCAGAACAGAAGCGTCACCGACGTCCCCCAAGTCAACATGGCCGTCACTCCCGATGACAGGATGAACGTTGGCAGAAACTGGGCCTTCGCGGAAGTTGAAGCGCAGAGATGCTACGAGTATGCTAAAGACAAAGGAGCCGAGCTGGTCGGCACCATGTACACGGTGAGGGATGTGTGGGAAATCGTCGATGCGCTTGGCGGCGATCGGTTGCTTCGTTTCTGGG GAATATCGTATGGCACTGTTGTCGGCTCTACCGCGGCGGCATTGCACCCCGATCGAGTGGAGAGACTGGTGCTCGATGGCGTCACGAATCCCCAGCAATGGTGGGCTGGCGA GACCTGGGAGATGCTGACGGACACCGACAAGGTGTTCTCGGGCTTCCTGAGAACCTGTTTCGAGAAGCCGGACGCGTGCGTCTTGGCCGCGAAGCACTCCAACGCGACCGCCGCACAGCTGGAGTCCAAGATCTacgacctcatcgacgacctcaaATACCGGCCCATCCCGGTCCCAGTTAGCGACGCTATCCCTTTGGGTATCATCGACCAAAACATGGTCAAGGGTGTCATCCGCATGGGCCTCTACACCCCGTCCCAGTACCCGGCGCTGGCCGCTCggctccagcttctccttgacggGGACATCGACGCGCTCATCGAGGGATACACGGCCACTTGGGCGACGAACAGCCTGGGAGACATCGGTCTGACGATCCCTTGCACTGATAATGCCCTTCgggtcgacgacctggaggACCTGATGCCGGAGCTCGACAGGGCCTCCAAGATGAGCCGCCTGGCGGGCGACCTCCTGTCCTGGAACACGCACATGTGCGCCCGCTGGAAGCTGAACTCCAAGGAGAAGTTCACGCGCGGTTTCCACGAGCCCATCGACACCAGGAGCCCGCTGCTCATCTTCGGCAACGAGTACGACGTCGTCACCCCTTACGTGTCGGCCAGGAACATCAGCACGTCCTTCCCAGGCAGCGCCCTGGTCAAGTACAACGCCTTCGGACACGGTATCCAGGCCCAACCGTCGCTTTGCACGGTCGAAACGATGAAGCGGTACCTCGAGGAAGGGGTCCTGCCGGCCGAGGACACCGTCTgcgagccggcggcgcaTGTTTGGGAGGAGCAGGACTGGGCGACTCTTTGGGAGGAGCTCGGGTATCAGAGACCCAACTCCACTGCTTAA
- a CDS encoding Putative gfo/Idh/MocA-like oxidoreductase, NAD(P)-binding domain superfamily: MTAEPFVLRWGIMATGAMSEYFCKDLLTDPATRGVGDVAHEIAAVSSSKDPQRALDFLGRIGHPAPAGVATYGSYAQLVRDPSVDVVYVATPHSHHFQNAMLALRAGKNVLCEKPLAVTAEQARQLYATARERGLFFLEGVWTRFFPLSAEIRRLVGGGAIGKVYRVTADLSRANGSKEPGSTRLDYDDSHRMVNPDLAGGVLLGLGVYPLTWIFQILYHMQPEAVKERPRVLSTVQKYATGIDESATVILNFPEHGTIGIATSSLRVATDPGSSGIPAVRIQGSAGEIQVEHPAYKPLSFKVIRTAGDGAEVEVVECPQPQDPGRAWGNGTFWEADESARCIRDGRLESEIMPWSESVLVMETMEQVLREAAVTYPDMIASHEFDADSPLNTGQ; the protein is encoded by the exons ATGACAGCTGAGCCGTTTGTGCTTCGATGGGGGATCATGGCCACCGGGGCCATGTCCGAAT ACTTCTGCAAAGACCTACTCACAGACCCAGCGAcgcgcggcgtcggcgacgtcgcgcACGAAATCGCCGCGGTCTCGTCCTCCAAGGACCCCCAACGAgccctcgacttcctcggccGCATCGGCCACCCTGCcccggccggcgtcgcgACCTACGGCTCCTACGCGCAACTCGTCCGGGACCCcagcgtcgacgtcgtctaCGTCGCGACCCCGCACAGCCACCACTTCCAGAACGCCATGCTCGCCCTGCGGGCCGGCAAGAACGTCCTCTGCGAGAAGCCCCTGGCCGTCACCGCGGAGCAGGCCCGGCAGCTGTACGCGACGGCCCGCGAGAGGGGGCTGTTTTTCCTGGAGGGCGTCTGGACGCGGTTCTTCCCGCTGAGCGCCGAGATCCGCcggctcgtcggcggcggcgccatcgggAAGGTGTACCGCGTCACGGCGGACTTGTCGCGGGCGAACGGCAGCAAGGAGCCCGGGAGCACAAGGCTTGACTACGACGACTCGCATAGGATGGTCAACCCCgacctggccggcggcgtgctgctcggcctcggcgtaTACCCGCTCACCTGGATCTTCCAGATCCTGTACCACATGcagcccgaggccgtcaaggaaAGGCCGCGGGTCTTGTCTACGGTACAGAAATACGCCACGGGAATCGACGAGTCCGCCACCGTCATCCTCAACTTCCCGGAGCACGGTACGATCGGCATAGCCACCTCGTCCCTCCGAGTGGCGACCGACCCGGGGAGCTCTGGGATACCGGCCGTCCGCATCCAAGGCTCAGCCGGCGAAATCCAGGTCGAACACCCGGCTTACAAGCCGCTCTCGTTCAAGGTGATCAGGacggcgggcgacggcgccgaggtagAGGTGGTCGAGTGCCCTCAGCCGCAAGATCCGGGTAGGGCTTGGGGCAACGGCACGTTCTGGGAGGCGGACGAGAGCGCACGTTGCATACGAGACGGTAGGCTGGAGAGCGAGATCATGCCCTGGTCGGAGAGCGTCCTCGTCATGGAGACCATGGAACAGGTGCTGCGGGAGGCGGCCGTCACGTATCCTGACATGATAGCCAGCCACGAATTCGACGCCGATAGCCCGCTTAACACTGGGCAGTGA